The Osmerus eperlanus chromosome 12, fOsmEpe2.1, whole genome shotgun sequence genome has a segment encoding these proteins:
- the nog2 gene encoding noggin-2: MGFSQTLLIYVLVSIHLGVSQHYLRLRPSPSDNLPVPDLKEDPDPEYDPREQDLSERTLRKKLGSNFDPNFMSIISPVLVNLSVHDTQMKLQGPMPNDIKKLDLTETPYGKRVKVGKKARRKFLQWLWTYTHCPVVYSWKDLGVRFWPRWIKEGNCFNERSCSFPEGMFCKPVKSITKTFLRWYCQGFLRQKYCTWIPVQYPIISECKCSC; this comes from the coding sequence ATGGGCTTCTCTCAAACGCTACTCATTTATGTGCTGGTGTCCATTCACCTTGGAGTTTCCCAGCATTATCTTCGCCTTCGACCCTCGCCCAGCGATAACCTCCCCGTGCCAGACCTAAAGGAGGACCCTGACCCGGAATACGACCCGCGCGAGCAGGACTTGTCCGAGAGGACTCTGCGGAAAAAGCTGGGCAGCAACTTCGACCCTAACTTCATGTCCATCATCTCGCCCGTGCTGGTAAACCTCTCCGTGCATGACACACAGATGAAGCTGCAAGGACCTATGCCCAACGACATTAAAAAGCTTGACCTCACGGAGACCCCCTATGGAAAGAGGGTAAAAGTGGGGAAGAAAGCACGTAGGAAATTCCTGCAGTGGTTATGGACGTATACGCACTGTCCGGTGGTATACAGCTGGAAGGACCTGGGCGTGAGGTTCTGGCCACGCTGGATCAAGGAGGGCAACTGTTTCAATGAGCGCTCGTGTTCCTTCCCTGAGGGGATGTTTTGCAAACCTGTCAAGTCGATCACCAAGACTTTCCTCCGGTGGTATTGTCAAGGGTTTTTAAGACAGAAATATTGTACGTGGATACCGGTGCAATACCCAATCATCTCAGAGTGCAAGTGTTCGTgctga